The DNA sequence ATTTGATATAGCAGAATAAACTTTATACTAGTGTGGGTATCGACTACTCAACCGATAGGAGACTGGAGACCGTCAAAATCGGCGTATTTCGTATCTAACCCTGCTGGTCGTGATTACCCCAATAATCACGACCAAATTGAAGTACCCTCAAGCCCTCGGGTAAGCACGAATGCCGCACACACCTCATGACGGCGCTTTCCCCGGGGTAGAGGCACCGAGACTGGGAACGCTGGTCGGTGGAGGGCTGTCCGATGGCTGATCGGGCGCTTTCGACGCCGCTCGACGACAGCTTTGAGCGCTACTTGCAGGACAAGGGGAAAGGCCGCGGCGGCGACGGCGGGAACTACCGGCGGAACGCCGCGCGCGAACTCGAACGGTTCGCCGAGTGGGCCGCCGGCGATCGCGGCGGCTGGCCTGGCATCGTCACCGACGACGAAGACCGCGTACCGACGTTTTCGGACCTCGACGAGCGTGTTTTCAGGGAGTACGCCCGCCACCTCGCTGGCGACCGTGGCCTCAAACAGAATACGGTACAAACCTATTATCGCTATATCTCTGCGTGGTGTGGCTGGTGCGTCAACGAGGGGTACCTCGAAGCCCACTACGCGCAACGCGCGAGCGCGATGGCGCCACTCCCGGAAGACGACGGCCGGAAGCCCGGTGACCAGCAGGCGTGGACGTCCGAACAGCGCCACGCCCTCACCCGGTACGTCGACGAACACGCGCGTGAAGCCATCGAGACCTACACGACACTCCCGGATGACACTGACCCGTTAGACCGCCAGCGTGCACGTTACGAGGCGTTGAAGGCGGCGCGTGACCGGGCTCTCGTGTTCGTTATCGCGTACACGGCCGTTCGCGTCGGGGAACTCCTCCGGGACCCGAACGACCCGCGGCGGCGCGGCGTCCGCTGGGAGGACCTCTCGCTCGACGAGGGGAGCATGGATGTCTACCGGAAGAAACAGCAGTGGGACGCCGCCAGTCTCCCCGACCCGGTGATTTCGCCGCTGCGGAGCTACCGGAAACTGATGGACCCACCTGCGGAGCGCTGGCCGGTATTTCCAACGCTCGACCAGCGGACGCTCTCGGCGCTCGTTCAGGACGAGCTAGCCGACCGAGGGGAACGCTCCGATGCCATCGCCCAGCGACGGGACGAGTACGCTCGCGACCTCCTGCTGGCGCTCGATGAGGATATTCGGCCGGAGTCGATCACGACGGACGGCGCGCGGTCGATTCTCCAGCGACTCTCGGCGGCCGCCGACGTCAACGTCAACGACGCGAAACACGACTATCTCGCCCCGCACGGCGGTCGTCGGGGGATGGGCGAAGTCCTCGTTCGTGCGTTCGGGTACACGGTCGCGGCCCGGTATCTCGACAACTCCGAGGAGATGGTCCGCGAGCACTACTCGCACATCGAGGCCGGCGAACTCGGCGATGTCGCCACCGACGCGCTCGACGAAATCGACGCCTGAACGGCGACTGGAACTCCGCTGCCTGCCACTTCAATCCTGTCGGGAGCGACCTAAGTGAACGACAGCTCTCGGTTCTTCACAGCCTCGCCGGTCTCCCGGTCGAAGAGGTGAATCGCTTCCTCGGGGAACCCGACAGTCACGCGGTCGCCACGGCTCACGCTCGGGATTCCCTCCGTCGTCGCGACGAACGAGGCCGCCGAATCTCCGTCCCCGAACTGGAGGTGAATGATGTTCTCGTTGCCCATCGGTTCGACGACGGTCACCTCCGCTGTGAACTGCTGGTCGCGTTCGACGTCGTCCGCGACTCGCACGTCCTCGGGGCGAATCCCGAACACGAGTTCAGTCGCGTCTACTTCGTCGGCTAGTGCCGCGGAGAGCTGGAACTCGAAGGCGTCGGTCGTGATGCGGCCGTCGTCGAGCCGCCCGTCGAAGAAGTTCATCGAGGGTTCGCCGAGGAACCCCGCGACGAACAGGTTCGCGGGCTCGTGGTAGCACTCCAGCGGGGTGCCGACCTGCTGGAGCTCCCCGCGGTCCAGGACGGCGATGCGGTCGCCCATCGTCATCGCTTCGGTCTGGTCGTGAGTGACGTAGACGGTGGTGACGCCGAGCTGTTCCTGCAGGTGCTGGAGTTCCGTGCGCATCTGCGCGCGGAGCTTCGCGTCGAGATTGCTCAGCGGCTCGTCCATGAGGAACACTTCGGGGTCGCGGACGATAGCGCGGCCCAGCGCGACGCGCTGCTGCTGGCCGCCCGAGAGTTCGCTGGGCTTGCGGTCCAGCAACTCCTCGATGTCCATCATCTCGGCCGTCTCGACCACGGTGTCCTCGATTTCGGCGCTGGTCATGTCCGTCGACTCCTCGAGCCCGAAGGACATGTTCGCACGCACCGACTTGTGGGGGTACAGCGCGTACGACTGGAACACCATCGCGGTGTCGCGGTCCTGCGCGGAGACGTCCGTCACGGACTCCCCGTCGAGGCGGATGTCGCCCTCGGAGACAGTTTCGAGGCCGGCTATCATGCGCAGCGTCGTGGACTTCCCGCAGCCGGAGGGACCGACGAGCACGAGGAAGTCGCCGTCGGGGACCTCAATGGAGACGTCCTCGACGGCGACGACGCTCGCCTCACCGTCGCGATACACCTTGGTTATCTCGTCGAGTTCTAGTGCAGCCATGTTACGTGTGTTCCTGGTTCGCCTCGAGGCGTGGGTTCCGAAGCGCCGCGCCGGTCTCGCCGTCGAAGACGTGGACGCTCTCGGGAGCGATGCTGACCACGACGTCCTCACCGGCGTCGAGTACGTGCATCCCGTCGGTCACCGCCTGTAGGACGTCGTGGTCGCCGGTCGTGTCCGGATGCGTGAGGTGGACGACGTTCCGGTCGCCGTGCGTCTCGTTCACCGTGACGACCATCGGGAACTCGTGGTCGCTGCGGTCCTCCGTGCTCGACGCTTCGGCCGGTCGAATGCCGACGTCTTCCGGTCGCACGCCGAGCACGAGGCCGTCGGTTTCCGCGTTCGTCTCGACGGCGTCCGCGATTTCGGGCGGGAACGGGTACTCGACGTGTTCGCTCGCGAAGCCGTCGTCGGTCCGCTCGCCGCGGAGGAAGTTCATCGAGGGCTCGCCGATGAAGCCGGCGACGAACTGATTGGCCGGCTGGTGGTAGAGCTCGAGCGGCTCGCCGACTTGCTGGAGGCGGCCGTCGTCCAGTACGGCGATGCGGTCACCCATCGTCATCGCCTCAGTCTGGTCGTGGGTGACGTACACCGTCGTCACGCCGAGGTCCTCCTGGAGATTCTGGAGTTCGGTGCGCATCGACGACCGGAGCTTCGCGTCGAGGTTCGCCAGTGGCTCGTCCATGAGGAATACCTCGGGGTCGCGGACGATAGCGCGGCCCAGCGCGACGCGCTGCTGTTGGCCGCCCGAGAGTTCGTCGGGCTTGCGGTCCAGCAACTCCTCGATGCCGAGGTCGGCGGCGACGGCTTCGACGCGCTGGTCTCGCTCCTCGGCCGTGTAGCCGCTCTCCTCTTCGAGGCCGTACCGGAGGTTCTGACGGATTGTCATGTGCGGGTACAGCGCGTAGTCCTGGAACACCATCGCGATGTCCCGGTTCTGCGGCACCCGGTAGTTCATGTGCTCGTCGTCGATGTAGAGGTTCCCCGACGTCGGGCTCTCCAGCCCCGCAATCATTCTGAGCGTGGTGGACTTCCCGCAGCCGGAGGGACCGACGAGCACGAGGAACTCCCCGTCCTCGACGGTTATCGTCGCGTCTTCGACGGCCACCTCGCTACCGTAGCGCTTGGTCAGGTGGTCGAGTTGAATGCGCCCCATCGTCACCCACTCTCCGTGCGCAGTCCCTTGGTGAACTGTTCGGCGAACGCCACGTAGAGGAGTATCGTCGGGAGCGCCGCGAGGAACGCCGCGGACATCCGAATCCCGAAGTCGATGCGGGACGTCGACGCGCCGATGGACGGGAGAATCAGCGTCACCGGCGCCGCGGGGTTGTTCGCGCTCGTGATGAGCGTGAACGAGAACAGGAACTCGTTGTAAATTTGGGTGAACTGGTAGATGAACACCACGCCGAACATCGGCTTCGAGAGCGGCAACACGATTCGTCGATAGATCTTCGTGATGCTGGACCCGTCGATTTTCGCGGCTTCGACCAGCGAGTTCGGGAGCCCCTTGTAGTACGAGCGGAACAGGATCGTGCAGATGGGGATGCCGTACGCCACGTGCGTGATGATGAGTGGAACGAGTTGGGAGTGATACCCCTGCAGCAGCGGAATCGTCGCGAACAGCGGTTCGAGCATCTGCGCGAGCGGGAAGATGTTGTTCCAGAACCGAGCCAGCGGCACGAGCACGGCCTGGTACGGGACGAACACGCCGATGAGGAACAGCGACAGCAGCGCCAACTGGCCGCGCCAGCGCACCATCGTCAGGCCGTAGGCGGCCATGCTCGCCAGCACCACGTTGATGACCGTCGCCGGGACGGCCATCAGCAGGGAGTTGACGAACGCGTTGGACAGTCGCCCGAGCGCGTACTCGATGTTCGACAGCGTGAACCCGTTCCCGAGCGGCGGGACGAACGGGATCGTCCGCGAGACCGCTTCGTTGGTCTTCAGCGCGGTCATGATGCCGGTTTCGATGGGGACGAGGAAGAACCCGAGGAAGAGCACGACCAGCGTGTACTGGCCAACGCGCTTGAGGTTGACGTCCTCGACGAGCGATGCGACGTCGATGTTCTGGTCTGTCGACTGTGACATGCTAGAGGCTCCCCTTCCGGTGCTGGTAGTACAGGTACGGGGCGATGACGCCCAGCGCGAGCAACAACAGCATCGTCGCGATGGCCGCGCCGTACGCCCACTTCCCGAACTTGAACGCCTGTCGGACCATCAGCGTCGCGAGGATGTCCGTGCCGTTCGGCGGCCGGTACTGGCCGACCAGCGCGTAGAGGAACGTGAACGCCTTGAGCGCGAACACCATCAGGACGACGGCCGCGCTCACGGAGGACTCCTTCAGCTGCGGGATGATGATGCGG is a window from the Halobacterium hubeiense genome containing:
- a CDS encoding tyrosine-type recombinase/integrase; translated protein: MADRALSTPLDDSFERYLQDKGKGRGGDGGNYRRNAARELERFAEWAAGDRGGWPGIVTDDEDRVPTFSDLDERVFREYARHLAGDRGLKQNTVQTYYRYISAWCGWCVNEGYLEAHYAQRASAMAPLPEDDGRKPGDQQAWTSEQRHALTRYVDEHAREAIETYTTLPDDTDPLDRQRARYEALKAARDRALVFVIAYTAVRVGELLRDPNDPRRRGVRWEDLSLDEGSMDVYRKKQQWDAASLPDPVISPLRSYRKLMDPPAERWPVFPTLDQRTLSALVQDELADRGERSDAIAQRRDEYARDLLLALDEDIRPESITTDGARSILQRLSAAADVNVNDAKHDYLAPHGGRRGMGEVLVRAFGYTVAARYLDNSEEMVREHYSHIEAGELGDVATDALDEIDA
- a CDS encoding ABC transporter ATP-binding protein; this translates as MAALELDEITKVYRDGEASVVAVEDVSIEVPDGDFLVLVGPSGCGKSTTLRMIAGLETVSEGDIRLDGESVTDVSAQDRDTAMVFQSYALYPHKSVRANMSFGLEESTDMTSAEIEDTVVETAEMMDIEELLDRKPSELSGGQQQRVALGRAIVRDPEVFLMDEPLSNLDAKLRAQMRTELQHLQEQLGVTTVYVTHDQTEAMTMGDRIAVLDRGELQQVGTPLECYHEPANLFVAGFLGEPSMNFFDGRLDDGRITTDAFEFQLSAALADEVDATELVFGIRPEDVRVADDVERDQQFTAEVTVVEPMGNENIIHLQFGDGDSAASFVATTEGIPSVSRGDRVTVGFPEEAIHLFDRETGEAVKNRELSFT
- a CDS encoding ABC transporter ATP-binding protein: MGRIQLDHLTKRYGSEVAVEDATITVEDGEFLVLVGPSGCGKSTTLRMIAGLESPTSGNLYIDDEHMNYRVPQNRDIAMVFQDYALYPHMTIRQNLRYGLEEESGYTAEERDQRVEAVAADLGIEELLDRKPDELSGGQQQRVALGRAIVRDPEVFLMDEPLANLDAKLRSSMRTELQNLQEDLGVTTVYVTHDQTEAMTMGDRIAVLDDGRLQQVGEPLELYHQPANQFVAGFIGEPSMNFLRGERTDDGFASEHVEYPFPPEIADAVETNAETDGLVLGVRPEDVGIRPAEASSTEDRSDHEFPMVVTVNETHGDRNVVHLTHPDTTGDHDVLQAVTDGMHVLDAGEDVVVSIAPESVHVFDGETGAALRNPRLEANQEHT
- a CDS encoding carbohydrate ABC transporter permease, giving the protein MSQSTDQNIDVASLVEDVNLKRVGQYTLVVLFLGFFLVPIETGIMTALKTNEAVSRTIPFVPPLGNGFTLSNIEYALGRLSNAFVNSLLMAVPATVINVVLASMAAYGLTMVRWRGQLALLSLFLIGVFVPYQAVLVPLARFWNNIFPLAQMLEPLFATIPLLQGYHSQLVPLIITHVAYGIPICTILFRSYYKGLPNSLVEAAKIDGSSITKIYRRIVLPLSKPMFGVVFIYQFTQIYNEFLFSFTLITSANNPAAPVTLILPSIGASTSRIDFGIRMSAAFLAALPTILLYVAFAEQFTKGLRTESG